The Geobacter sp. AOG2 genome includes a window with the following:
- the pstS gene encoding phosphate ABC transporter substrate-binding protein PstS, whose translation MKFSTIRKSFLTLALLATVCVAGQAAAETLINGAGATFPYPLYSKWFSEYAKIDTSVKFNYQSIGSGGGIKQITAGTVDFGASDKPLSDAELAAAPGKLLHIPTVMGAVVITYNLPGIPKGLKLKAADVVDIYLGKITMWNDKRIADDNHGVKLPNEPIIVVHRSDGSGTSAIFTSYLCSVSPEWKSKVGTDTSVKWPIGLGGKGNEGVAGQVKNTKYSIGYVELAYAFENKLPLAFLQNQSGHFIEPTIASTSAAAAGAVKHMPADYRIGLVNQPGKDAYPIAGFTYLLVYQHQKDAVKGKKLVEFLRWELHKGQKMAAPLLYAPLPASVAKMVEKTIGTIK comes from the coding sequence ATGAAGTTTTCGACCATCCGCAAAAGTTTTCTGACGCTCGCCCTGTTGGCAACGGTCTGCGTCGCGGGCCAGGCTGCCGCCGAGACGCTGATCAACGGCGCGGGCGCGACCTTTCCCTATCCGCTCTACTCCAAATGGTTCAGCGAGTACGCCAAGATCGACACCTCGGTGAAATTCAACTACCAGTCCATCGGCAGCGGCGGGGGCATCAAGCAGATCACCGCCGGTACCGTGGATTTCGGCGCCAGCGATAAGCCGCTCTCCGATGCCGAACTCGCCGCCGCACCCGGAAAACTGCTTCACATCCCGACCGTGATGGGCGCCGTCGTAATCACCTACAACCTGCCCGGCATCCCCAAGGGGCTCAAGCTCAAGGCCGCCGACGTGGTCGACATCTACCTCGGCAAGATCACTATGTGGAACGACAAGCGTATTGCCGATGACAACCACGGCGTGAAACTCCCCAACGAGCCGATCATCGTCGTACACCGTTCCGACGGCAGCGGCACCAGCGCCATCTTCACCTCCTATCTCTGCAGCGTCAGCCCTGAGTGGAAAAGCAAGGTCGGCACCGACACCTCGGTCAAGTGGCCGATCGGTCTGGGCGGCAAAGGTAACGAAGGCGTCGCCGGCCAGGTCAAGAACACCAAATACTCCATCGGTTACGTGGAACTGGCGTATGCCTTCGAGAACAAACTTCCGCTCGCGTTCCTGCAAAACCAGTCCGGCCACTTCATCGAACCGACGATCGCCTCGACATCCGCTGCCGCTGCCGGCGCCGTCAAGCATATGCCCGCCGACTACCGTATCGGCCTCGTGAACCAGCCGGGCAAGGATGCCTACCCGATCGCCGGCTTCACCTACCTCCTGGTGTATCAGCACCAGAAGGATGCCGTCAAAGGCAAGAAGTTGGTGGAATTCCTCAGATGGGAACTGCACAAAGGGCAGAAAATGGCTGCTCCGCTGCTCTATGCCCCCCTCCCGGCAAGCGTTGCCAAGATGGTGGAAAAAACCATCGGAACCATCAAGTAA